One part of the Amphiprion ocellaris isolate individual 3 ecotype Okinawa chromosome 24, ASM2253959v1, whole genome shotgun sequence genome encodes these proteins:
- the slc15a1b gene encoding solute carrier family 15 member 1b — MTDKEQGKKRKSKSATIAGYPISIFFIVVNEFCERFSYYGMRAVLVLYFKYFLLWDDDFATTIYHTFVALCYLTPILGAIIADSWLGKFKTIIYLSIVYTIGQVVMAVSAIHDITDTDRDGTPDNMSLHIALSMLGLLLIALGTGGIKPCVAAFGGDQFEDHQEKQRSTFFSIFYLSINAGSLLSTLITPILRAQECGIYTKQQCYPLAFGVPAALMVVSLFVFIVGSGMYNKTAPQGNIMVKVCKCIGFAISNRFRHRSSQYPKRHHWMDWAEEKYDKLLIAQVKMVLKVLFLYIPLPMFWALFDQQGSRWTLQATTMNGNFGALTIMPDQMQTVNPILILVLVPIVDSLVYPLIAKCKLNFTPLKRMTVGMLLAGLAFVAAALVQLQIDQTLPTFPSSTVGQAKFINMINGNINITAGSNPITLDAFSASDDYLTFDEPFNLNLGPGAENVVSLPDGTRSTIIIIQDAATYRHIEFRDMTEKPEKGENAMRILNGFNSTLNVTVGDEGFGDIVTNNMSEYIEVAQGTPKFVIRNDLGDECVYTQTLGFGSSYTLVIPSTFAFGPNCADSIRPVMDISPNSIHMAWQIPQYLLMTSGEVVFSVTGLEFSYSQAPSNMKSVLQAGWLLTVAVGNIIVLIVAEAATLEDQWAEYLLFTSLLVFVCIVFSVMAFFYKYIDPTKIEAQFAHMEPYEKEKKKSLDMTKKNLYGNDRRGSNSSNKGTQQTKM, encoded by the exons ATGACAG ACAAAGAACAGGGGAAGAAGCGCAAGAGTAAAAGT GCCACTATTGCTGGCTACCCAATAAGCATTTTCTTCATCGTGGTCAACGAGTTCTGTGAGCGTTTCTCCTACTATGGCATGCGAG CCGTGCTGGTGTTGTACTTCAAGTACTTCCTGCTGTGGGACGACGACTTCGCCACCACCATCTACCACACCTTTGTGGCTCTCTGTTACCTGACCCCCATCCTGGGAGCCATTATAGCCGACTCATGGCTGGGCAAGTTCAA GACCATTATTTACCTGTCCATCGTATACACGATTGGGCAGGTCGTCATGGCTGTAAGTGCCATCCATGacatcacagacacagacagggACGGCACCCCCGACAACATGTCCCTCCACAT AGCTTTGTCCATGTTGGGTTTGTTGCTTATCGCCCTGGGAACGGGAGGCATCAAACCCTGCGTAGCTGCCTTTGGTGGAGACCAGTTTGAAGACCATCAG GAGAAGCAGAGAAGCACCTTCTTCTCCATCTTCTACCTGTCCATCAACGCCGGCAGCCTGCTGTCCACCCTCATCACCCCGATCCTCAGAG CTCAAGAATGTGGCATTTACACCAAGCAGCAGTGCTACCCGCTGGCCTTCGGGGTCCCTGCTGCTCTCATGGTGGTGTCTCTGT tcgTGTTCATTGTCGGAAGTGGCATGTACAATAAGACCGCTCCTCAAGGCAACATCATGGTGAAAGTCTGCAAATGTATCGGG TTTGCCATCAGCAACCGCTTCAGACATCGTTCCTCTCAGTACCCTAAGAGACACCACTGGATGGACTGGGCTGAAGAGAAATACGAT AAACTCCTGATTGCTCAGGTGAAGATGGTGCTGAAGGTGCTGTTCCTCTACATCCCTCTGCCGATGTTCTGGGCTCTGTTTGACCAGCAG GGCTCCAGGTGGACCCTGCAGGCGACCACCATGAATGGCAACTTt gGGGCTCTCACAATCATGCCCGATCAGATGCAG ACTGTCAACCCCATCTTGATCCTAGTTTTGGTGCCAATCGTGGACAGCCTCGTCTATCCCCTGATTGCCAAGTGCAAACTGAACTTCAC TCCGCTAAAGAGGATGACCGTGGGGATGCTCCTTGCTGGCCTTGCGTTCGTCGCCGCCGCCCTGGTCCAGCTACAGATCGAC CAAACCCTGCCGACATTCCCGTCCAGCACCGTGGGCCAAGCCAAGTTCATCAACATGATCAACGGGAACATAAACATCACAGCTGGAAGCAATCCGATTACCCTGGACGCTTTCTCG GCCAGTGATGATTACCTGACCTTTGATGAACCATTTAACCTGAATCTGGGCCCCGGAGCCGAGAATGTCGTCAGTTTACCTGATGGAACTCGGAgtaccatcatcatcattcagGATGCAGCAACATACAGGCATATAGAA TTCAGAGACATGACAGAAAAGCCAGAAAAGGGGGAAAATGCTATGAG AATTCTGAATGGTTTTAACTCGACTTTGAATGTTACCGTGGGCGACGAGGGCTTCGGGGACATCGTGACCAACAACATGTCGGAATATATTGAGGTAGCACAGGGAAC GCCTAAGTTCGTGATCAGGAACGACCTGGGAGACGAGTGTGTTTACACTCAAACGCTGGGCTTCGGCAGCTCTTACACCTTGGTCATCCCCTCAACCTTCGCATTTGGACCAAAT TGTGCAGACTCCATCCGGCCAGTCATGGACATCAGTCCTAACTCCATCCACATGGCTTGGCAGATCCCTCAGTATTTGCTCATGACTTCAGGAGAGGTGGTCTTCTCCGTCACTGGTCTGGAGTTCTCCTACTCACAG GCACCCAGCAACATGAAGTCTGTGCTGCAGGCCGGTTGGCTGTTAACGGTTGCTGTAGGTAACATTATTGTCCTCATTGTTGCAGAGGCTGCAACACTCGAAGATCAG TGGGCCGAGTACCTCCTCTTCACCTCGCTGCTGGTGTTCGTGTGCATCGTCTTCTCAGTCATGGCATTTTTCTACAAGTACATCGATCCAACCAAGATTGAAGCCCAGTTTGCCCACATGGAGCCCTacgagaaggagaagaagaagagtttGGACATGACCAAGAAGAACTTGTATGGCAACGACAGGAGGGGCTCTAACTCCAGCAACAAGGGAACTCAACAGACCAAGATGTAA